One stretch of Juglans microcarpa x Juglans regia isolate MS1-56 chromosome 3D, Jm3101_v1.0, whole genome shotgun sequence DNA includes these proteins:
- the LOC121256168 gene encoding probable metal-nicotianamine transporter YSL7: MASRNPIGNERSERKDYEFDEEENMIRKRSEVDHDGRVVLAEEALINDTKVPPWTKQITIRSMATSFALSVIFNVIVCKLNLTTGVIPSLNVAAGLLGFAVVKAYTALISKCGLLTQPFTMQENTVIQTCVVASSGIAFSSGTASYVLGMSPFIAANVDGANTPRNVKHLSVGWMIGFLLSVSFVGLFSIVPLRKMMILKYKLSYPSGNATAYLINSFHTPRGAKLATKQVAVLFKSFCFSFVFAFFQWFYTAAEGCGFSSFPTFGLQAYKQRFYLDFSSTYVGVGMICPYMVNISLLIGAVVSWGVMWPLIELKKGVWYSAELSESNLHGIQGYRVFIAISMMLGDGLFHFVYMLIKTICSLATHKSENKESSSIIPEISEKSPDSAIANYNEQRRIKFFLEDQIPNPVAMLGYLILAAISIIVVPFIFHQLKWYHILVAYVIAPILAFCNAYGCGLTDWSLASNYGKVAIIIFSSWVGLENGGVVAGLASCGVMMSIVSTASDLMQDFKTGYLTLASPRSMFLSQVFGTAMGCVMSPLVFWFFYKAYPIGDPDGPYPAPYAAMYRGIALLGVEGLDSLPKNCVKLAITFFFAAMALNILGELLKHCEKKYKIYRFVPSPMCMAIPFYLGGYFAIDMGLGSLILFLWEQKNKQKAKDFGPAVASGLICGDSLWGIPAAILALAGVEAPLCMKFLSAAVNKKVDAFLGN; this comes from the exons ATGGCTAGTAGGAACCCTATAGGCAATGAGAGAtcagaaagaaaagattatgagtTTGATGAAGAAGAGAATATGATCAGGAAGAGATCAGAAGTTGATCATGATGGAAGAGTGGTACTGGCAGAGGAAGCATTAATCAACGACACGAAGGTGCCACCATGGACGAAGCAAATAACAATAAGGTCAATGGCAACAAGCTTCGCGTTGAGCGTTATCTTTAATGTGATTGTGTGCAAGCTTAACCTAACAACAGGTGTGATACCTTCGCTTAATGTGGCGGCTGGATTGTTGGGTTTCGCCGTGGTGAAGGCCTACACGGCCCTGATCAGTAAATGTGGCCTCTTGACGCAACCATTCACTATGCAAGAAAATACGGTCATCCAAACATGCGTTGTTGCTTCCTCTGGAATCGCGTTCAGCA GTGGAACTGCAAGTTATGTGCTCGGTATGAGTCCATTTATAGCTGCCAATGTCGATGGAGCGAACACACCGAGAAACGTCAAGCATCTATCTGTTGGTTGGATGATTGGGTTCCTCCTTTCTGTGAGCTTTGTTGGCTTGTTCTCTATTGTGCCCCTAAGAAAg ATGATGATCCTAAAGTACAAGTTAAGCTACCCAAGTGGGAACGCCACTGCATACCTCATCAACAGCTTCCACACACCCAGAGGAGCCAAGCTGGCAAC GAAACAGGTTGCTGTGCTGTTTAAAAGCTTCTGCTTTAGCTTTGTGTTTGCCTTTTTCCAATGGTTTTACACTGCTGCTGAGGGATGTGGGTTTTCAAGCTTCCCTACATTTGGTCTCCAAGCCTATAAACAGAG GTTCTACCTTGATTTCTCCTCGACTTACGTGGGTGTTGGAATGATTTGTCCTTACATGGTGAATATATCTTTGCTTATTGGAGCCGTAGTATCATGGGGGGTCATGTGGCCATTGATTGAGCTTAAGAAAGGTGTTTGGTATAGTGCTGAACTGTCCGAGAGCAATCTCCATGGAATTCAAGGATATAgg GTTTTTATTGCCATTTCCATGATGCTGGGTGACGGTCTTTTCCACTTTGTCTACATGCTAATCAAAACTATATGCAGTCTTGCAACGCATAAATCTGAGAATAAAGAATCATCTTCCATTATCCCTGAAATTTCGGAAAAGTCACCAGATTCTGCGATTGCAAACTACAATGAGCAACGACGaattaaatttttcttggaAGATCAGATTCCCAATCCGGTAGCCATGCTTGGTTATCTTATCCTTGCAGCCATATCCATTATTGTTGTCCCATTCATCTTCCATCAATTGAAGTGGTATCATATATTGGTTGCTTATGTCATAGCCCCAATTTTGGCCTTCTGCAATGCCTATGGCTGCGGTCTTACTGACTGGTCTCTTGCCTCCAACTATGGCAAAGTTGCTATCATCATTTTCAGTTCTTGGGTTGGCCTTGAAAATGGAGGAGTTGTTGCTGGTCTTGCCTCTTGTGGAGTGATGATGAGTATTGTTTCTACAGCTTCTGATCTCATGCAGGACTTTAAGACTGGATATCTGACTTTGGCGTCTCCTCGCTCCATGTTCCTTAGCCAGGTTTTTGGTACAGCCATGGGTTGCGTCATGTCTCCTTTGGTCTTCTGGTTTTTCTACAAAGCATATCCTATTGGAGACCCAGATGGACCGTATCCCGCACCATACGCAGCAATGTACCGTGGGATTGCCCTTCTTGGAGTTGAGGGTTTGGATTCCCTTCCCAAGAATTGTGTCAAACTTGCTATCACATTCTTCTTTGCTGCTATGGCACTAAATATACTTGGTGAGCTGCTGAAGCATTGTGAAAAGAAGTATAAGATATATAGGTTTGTTCCAAGCCCAATGTGCATGGCCATCCCATTCTATCTTGGTGGTTACTTCGCCATTGACATGGGTCTTGGGAGCTTGATTCTTTTCTTGTGGGAGCAGAAGAACAAGCAAAAGGCCAAAGACTTTGGCCCTGCTGTGGCATCTGGCCTCATATGTGGTGATTCTTTGTGGGGAATTCCAGCCGCTATACTTGCTCTTGCTGGTGTTGAAGCTCCTCTTTGTATGAAGTTCTTGTCTGCCGCTGTCAATAAAAAGGTTGATGCCTTTCTGGGTAACTAA